Proteins from a single region of Anser cygnoides isolate HZ-2024a breed goose chromosome 18, Taihu_goose_T2T_genome, whole genome shotgun sequence:
- the FZD9 gene encoding frizzled-9 gives MAALRLRLALSVLWQLAAAGRGLELGALEAARGRAARCQPVDIPMCRGIGYNLTRMPNLLGHESQREAALKLHEFAPLVEYGCHVHLRFFLCSLYAPMCTDQVSASIPACRPMCEQARHKCVPIMEQFNFGWPESLDCGKLPTKNDPNALCMEAPENASAAEPHKGQGMLPVAPRPWPPGTAEGRGPDGLGACDNPEKFQYVEKSLSCAPRCSPGVDVYWSREDKDFAFIWMAVWSTLCFVSTAFTVLTFLLDPHRFQYPERPIIFLSMCYNVYSVAFIIRSVAGAENIACDRENGELYIIQEGLESTGCTIVFLILYYFGMASSLWWVILTLTWFLAAGKKWGHEAIEAHSSYFHMAAWGIPAMKTIVILTMRKVAGDELTGLCYVGSMDVSALTGFVLIPLSCYLVIGTSFILTGFVALFHIRKIMKTGGTNTEKLEKLMVKIGVFSILYTVPATCVIVCYFYERLNMDYWNLRALERGCVPLPGRRAANCSLEASVPTVAVFMLKIFMSLVVGITSGVWVWSSKTLQTWQSLCNRKLGMRTRGKPCSGVSCSGVHCHYKAPTVMLHMTKTDPYLDNPTHV, from the coding sequence atGGCGGCGCTGCGGCTGCGGCTGGCCCTGTCGGTGCTGTGGCAGCTGGCGGCCGCCGGCCGCGGGCTGGAGCTGGGCGCGCTggaggcggcgcggggccgggcggcgcggtGCCAGCCCGTGGACATCCCCATGTGCCGCGGCATCGGGTACAACCTGACCCGCATGCCCAACCTGCTGGGCCACGAGAGCCAGCGCGAGGCTGCGCTGAAGCTGCACGAGTTCGCGCCGCTGGTGGAGTATGGCTGCCACGTCCACCTGcgcttcttcctctgctccctctACGCGCCCATGTGCACCGACCAGGTGAGCGCCAGCATCCCCGCCTGCCGCCCCATGTGCGAGCAGGCCCGCCATAAGTGCGTCCCCATCATGGAGCAGTTCAACTTCGGCTGGCCCGAGTCGCTAGACTGCGGCAAGCTGCCCACCAAGAACGACCCCAACGCCCTCTGCATGGAGGCCCCCGAGAACGCCTCGGCCGCCGAGCCCCACAAGGGCCAgggcatgctgcctgtggcaCCCCGGCCCTGGCCACCGGGCACTGCCGAGGGCCGGGGCCCCGATGGGCTGGGGGCCTGCGACAACCCCGAGAAGTTCCAGTACGTGGAGAAGAGCCTCTCCTGCGCGCCCAGGTGCTCCCCCGGGGTGGATGTCTACTGGTCCCGGGAGGACAAAGACTTTGCCTTCATCTGGATGGCTGTCTGGTCTACCCTCTGCTTTGTCTCCACTGCCTTCACCGTGCTCACCTTCTTGCTTGACCCGCACCGCTTCCAGTACCCCGAGAGACCCATCATCTTCCTCTCCATGTGCTACAACGTCTACTCAGTGGCCTTCATCATCCGCTCGGTAGCAGGGGCTGAGAACATCGCCTGCGACCGGGAGAATGGGGAGCTCTACATCATCCAGGAGGGACTGGAGAGCACGGGCTGCACCATTGTCTTCCTCATCCTCTACTACTTCGGCATGGCCAGCTCGCTCTGGTGGGTCATCCTCACACTCACCTGGTTCCTGGCTGCTGGGAAGAAGTGGGGACACGAGGCCATCGAAGCCCACAGCAGCTACTTCCATATGGCCGCCTGGGGCATCCCGGCTATGAAAACCATCGTCATCCTCACCATGCGGAAGGTGGCAGGGGATGAGCTGACAGGGCTGTGCTACGTGGGGAGCATGGATGTCAGCGCCCTGACTGGATTTGTCCTCATCCCACTCTCCTGCTACCTGGTCATCGGCACCTCCTTCATCCTTACAGGCTTTGTTGCCCTCTTTCATATCCGGAAGATCATGAAGACAGGCGGTACCAACACAGAGAAGCTGGAGAAGCTGATGGTGAAGATCGGTGTCTTCTCTATCCTCTACACTGTCCCGGCCACCTGCGTCATCGTCTGCTACTTCTATGAGCGGCTGAACATGGATTACTGGAACCTCAGGGCCCTGGAGCGTGGCTGCGTGCCCCTTCCTGGCCGGCGTGCAGCCAACTGTTCCTTGGAGGCCTCGGTGCCCACCGTGGCCGTCTTTATGCTAAAGATTTTCATGTCACTGGTGGTGGGCATCACCAGTGGGGTATGGGTATGGAGCTCCAAGACGCTGCAGACCTGGCAGAGCCTGTGCAACAGGAAGCTGGGCATGAGGACTAGGGGCAAGCCCTGCAGTGGGGTCAGCTGCAGCGGGGTGCACTGCCACTACAAAGCTCCAACGGTCATGCTGCATATGACCAAAACAGACCCGTATCTGGACAACCCAACGCACGTCTAG